Proteins found in one Candidatus Krumholzibacteriia bacterium genomic segment:
- a CDS encoding prolipoprotein diacylglyceryl transferase yields the protein MIPVLFEIGPLKIHSFGAMVLVAFLVGAKLVTMELKRRGLQPDHLEGYPMWALIGGIVGARLYWMIEHWQRVVDDPFGGIFGGAGLTWYGGLIGGAAATLWLAHRKQQSLWKLCDAFAPGLAAAYGIGRIGCQLSGDGDYGPPSDLPWAMGYPEGVVPTPPGVTVHPTPIYEILMMIPVVWMLWHFRTRPAEPGWLFGLYLILVGAERWVSEFFRVRGPDDMVLAMSQAQWISIGAALFGIWLMRTRRSGEGAPATSA from the coding sequence ATGATCCCCGTGCTCTTCGAGATCGGGCCGCTGAAGATCCACAGCTTCGGCGCCATGGTTCTCGTCGCCTTCCTGGTGGGCGCCAAGCTCGTGACCATGGAGCTGAAGCGCCGCGGTCTGCAACCCGACCACCTCGAGGGCTATCCCATGTGGGCGCTGATCGGCGGGATCGTCGGCGCGCGTCTGTACTGGATGATCGAGCACTGGCAACGGGTCGTGGACGATCCCTTCGGCGGGATCTTCGGCGGCGCCGGTCTGACCTGGTACGGCGGTCTGATCGGCGGTGCGGCGGCCACGCTGTGGCTGGCCCACCGCAAGCAGCAGTCACTGTGGAAACTGTGCGACGCCTTCGCCCCGGGTCTGGCCGCGGCCTACGGGATCGGGCGGATCGGTTGCCAGCTCAGCGGCGACGGGGACTACGGTCCGCCCTCGGATCTGCCGTGGGCCATGGGCTACCCCGAAGGCGTGGTGCCCACGCCTCCCGGCGTCACCGTCCACCCCACACCGATCTACGAGATCCTCATGATGATCCCGGTCGTGTGGATGCTGTGGCACTTCCGCACCCGTCCCGCCGAACCCGGTTGGTTGTTCGGACTCTACCTGATCCTGGTCGGGGCCGAACGTTGGGTCAGTGAGTTCTTCCGCGTGCGCGGTCCCGACGACATGGTCCTGGCCATGAGCCAGGCCCAGTGGATCAGCATCGGTGCCGCGCTGTTCGGAATCTGGTTGATGCGCACCCGCCGCTCGGGCGAGGGCGCACCCGCCACCAGCGCGTGA